A part of Gambusia affinis linkage group LG19, SWU_Gaff_1.0, whole genome shotgun sequence genomic DNA contains:
- the zgc:153292 gene encoding uncharacterized protein zgc:153292 isoform X2 codes for MKMKDWAPTRFSALCINHFEERHIDRTGKCVTLRDDAVPTIFSPHDKTQKNKVSPGRGRRRHKPNISAKSSEKESASSATSSVATNGNVKNKELNQRDEQQTGDKDHKSTEKWRIIVDERLRKIDSFPHFFHGDYCVPQNIQWAPDDDFSGEYQDSDNVIEVKGAWQWLGLDVRGPLPQTLNGHRYILTLTDFYSRWVEAVPMQSCLPSAVAKNIADIIAHFGYPLRILSRLPHDVVHRINLELKDHLKDTTALVVYHQQTGCVDLITPQLIDRMVSDLTEEHAADWDVYLPAKVFGLCFKQHSVTKERPFSLLCCNGREAVKSPRGLEYVNAKIQDSAFVVT; via the exons ATGAAGATGAAGGACTGGGCTCCTACTCGCTTCTCCGCGCTTTGCATCAATCATTTCGAGGAGCGGCACATCGACAGAACGGGGAAGTGTGTGACTCTTCGAGACGATGCAGTTCCCACCATATTTTCACCTCAtgacaaaactcagaaaaacaaG GTTTCTCCTGGCAGAGGACGTAGGAGACATAAG CCTAATATAAGTGCTAAGTCTTCAGAGAAAGAGTCAGCTTCATCTGCAACATCTTCTGTCGCCACAAACGGCAacgttaaaaacaaagaactcaACCAGAGAGACGAACAGCAAACAGG AGATAAAGATCATAAAAGCACTGAAAAATGGAGAATCATAGTTGATGAGCGGCTGAGGAAGATCGACTCATTTCCACATTTCTTTCATGGAGATTACTGCGTGCCACAG AATATCCAATGGGCTCCAGATGATGATTTCAGT GGAGAGTATCAAGACTCTGACAATGTTATAGAG GTGAAAGGGGCGTGGCAGTGGCTGGGACTGGACGTCAGGGGCCCGCTGCCGCAGACGCTGAATGGACACAGGTACATTTTAACGCTGACAGACTTCTACTCCAGGTGGGTGGAGGCCGTCCCCATGCAGTCCTGCCTCCCATCCGCCGTGGCGAAGAACATTGCCGACATCATCGCACACTTTGGGTATCCGCTGAGAATCCTCTCCAGGCTGCCTCATGACGTAGTCCAcaga ATTAATCTTGAGTTGAAAGATCACCTAAAGGACACAACTGCTCTCGTGGTTTATCATCAGCAGACAGGCTGTGTGGATTTAATCACACCGCAGCTGATTGACAG GATGGTCAGTGATCTAACAGAGGAGCATGCAGCTGATTGGGATGTTTACTTACCTGCCAAGGTTTTCGGTCTGTGCTTCAAACAGCATTCAGTAACTAAGGAAAgacctttttctttgttgtgctGCAACGGACGTGAGGCAGTTAAATCCCCCAGAGGATTGGAA TATGTTAACGCCAAGATCCAAGACAGCGCATTTGTGGTTACATAG
- the rusf1 gene encoding RUS1 family protein C16orf58 homolog: MDKSGSLMLATERYGSGQVWKYSVSDGVMKRTRAGSEAGSRGNSVVGFFKSVFLPQGYPESVSSDYLQYQFWDTLQAFSSSLSGTLATQASLKGVGVGNQEATVAAATVTWLLRDGTGMLGRILFAWRKGSKLDSEAKKWRLFADVLNDIAMFMEILAPHFPACFTLIVCTAGIFKSIVGVAGGATRAALTVHQARRDNMADISAKDGSQETLVNLAGLLVSLLLIPLVTDNPVLTLSLFFLFTVLHLFANYKAVRSVVMETFNEARLSIVMQQYLKDGRILSPSEANQREPVFLQFGKTTPIKLGVRLQDVAQSSEELNLALKENNMPFLLGIRNGCICVCLGTDASVRDEIRAMCQAACVSNILSCPTALKPTRQNLWEIVHESQKQMEAHFSPFLKGVKAAGWDTERTLLDWDEWRVEWKIKNS, translated from the exons ATGGATAAAAGCGGAAGTTTGATGTTAGCTACCGAGAGATACGGCAGCGGGCAGGTTTGGAAATATTCAGTAAGTGATGGAGTGATGAAGAGGACGAGGGCTGGGAGTGAAGCTGGGTCAAGAGGGAACTCAGTTGTTGGATTCTTTAAA AGCGTCTTCCTGCCTCAAGGATACCCAGAAAGTGTCAGCAGTGATTATCTTCAGTACCAGTTCTGGGATACTCTTCAG gctTTCTCCAGTTCTCTGTCGGGGACTTTGGCCACTCAGGCTTCCCTCAAAGGTGTTGGTGTTGGAAACCAGGAGGCGACTGTAGCTGCAGCCACAGTTACCTGGTTATTAAGAG ATGGTACTGGCATGTTGGGAAGAATCCTCTTTGCCTGGAGGAAAGG GAGTAAGCTGGACTCGGAGGCTAAAAAGTGGAG GCTTTTTGCTGATGTTCTCAACGACATTGCAATGTTCATGGAAATCTTGGCTCCTCACTTTCCTGCCTGCTTCACTTTGATAGTTTGCACTGCAGGAATATTCaag tctATTGTTGGCGTCGCCGGAGGAGCAACCAGAGCTGCACTCACTGTTCATCAGGCGCGCAGGGACAACATGGCGGATATCTCTGCCAAAGATGGCAGTCAG GAAACTTTGGTTAATCTTGCTGGTTTGCTGGTCAGCCTGTTACTGATTCCTCTTGTCACTGATAATCCAGT CCTGACCCTCagcctcttcttcctctttacTGTCCTTCACCTCTTTGCCAACTACAAAGCTGTGCGTTCGGTTGTCATGGAAACCTTCAATGAGGCACGGCTTTCCATCGTGATGCAGCAGTACCTGAAGGACGGACGAATCCTGAGTCCATCTGAGGCCAATCAGAGAGAACCCGTTTTCCTAC AGTTTGGAAAAACCACACCAATTAAACTTGGCGTGAGGTTACAGGACGTTGCTCAAAG CTCAGAGGAACTGAATTTGgctttaaaggaaaacaacatgCCGTTCCTGTTGGGAATCAGAAACG gctgcatttgtgtttgtttgggaACAGATGCATCAGTTCGTGATGAAATCAGAGCAATGTGCCAGGCTGCTTGTGTCAGCAACATACTAAGTTGCCCAACCGCTTTGAAACCAACGCGGCAAA ATTTGTGGGAAATTGTGCACGAGAGTCAGAAGCAGATGGAGGCACATTTCTCTCCGTTCCTCAAAG gtgttaaagctgcaggatggGACACAGAAAGGACTTTGCTGGACTGGGATGAGTGGCGAGTggagtggaaaataaaaaacagctga
- the elob gene encoding elongin-B: protein MDVFLMIRRNKTTIFTDAKESTTVYELKRIVGGILKRPPEDQMLYKDDVVLSDNQTLGNCGFTNQTARPQAPATVGLALRLSDDSFEPLSIESFSTPPELPDVMKPQDSGSTTNEQAVQ from the exons ATG GACGTGTTTTTAATGATCCGACGCAACAAGACAACCATCTTCACAGATGCCAAAGAGTCGACCACAGTCTATGAACTGAAGCGCATTGTTGGAGGCATTTTAAAGAGGCCACCTGAAGATCAAATGCTTTACAAG GATGATGTTGTGCTTAGTGACAATCAGACTCTTGGAAACTGTGGCTTCACAAATCAAACGGCCCGACCTCAGGCTCCCGCCACAGTGGGGTTAGCGCTTCGTCTCAGCG ATGATTCGTTTGAGCCGCTGAGCATCGAGTCGTTCTCCACTCCGCCGGAGCTTCCTGACGTCATGAAGCCTCAGGACTCTGGAAGCACAACCAATGAGCAGGCGGTGCAGTGA
- the zgc:153292 gene encoding uncharacterized protein zgc:153292 isoform X1, whose translation MGRYKCAYNCETSTDPDVKFFKFPLYNPRKLKKWLSNMKMKDWAPTRFSALCINHFEERHIDRTGKCVTLRDDAVPTIFSPHDKTQKNKVSPGRGRRRHKPNISAKSSEKESASSATSSVATNGNVKNKELNQRDEQQTGDKDHKSTEKWRIIVDERLRKIDSFPHFFHGDYCVPQNIQWAPDDDFSGEYQDSDNVIEVKGAWQWLGLDVRGPLPQTLNGHRYILTLTDFYSRWVEAVPMQSCLPSAVAKNIADIIAHFGYPLRILSRLPHDVVHRINLELKDHLKDTTALVVYHQQTGCVDLITPQLIDRMVSDLTEEHAADWDVYLPAKVFGLCFKQHSVTKERPFSLLCCNGREAVKSPRGLEYVNAKIQDSAFVVT comes from the exons ATGGGAAGGTATAAGTGTGCTTACAACTGCGAGACCTCGACAGACCCGGATGTTAAGTTCTTTAA GTTTCCGCTGTACAATCCCAGAAAGCTTAAGAAATGGCTCTCCAACATGAAGATGAAGGACTGGGCTCCTACTCGCTTCTCCGCGCTTTGCATCAATCATTTCGAGGAGCGGCACATCGACAGAACGGGGAAGTGTGTGACTCTTCGAGACGATGCAGTTCCCACCATATTTTCACCTCAtgacaaaactcagaaaaacaaG GTTTCTCCTGGCAGAGGACGTAGGAGACATAAG CCTAATATAAGTGCTAAGTCTTCAGAGAAAGAGTCAGCTTCATCTGCAACATCTTCTGTCGCCACAAACGGCAacgttaaaaacaaagaactcaACCAGAGAGACGAACAGCAAACAGG AGATAAAGATCATAAAAGCACTGAAAAATGGAGAATCATAGTTGATGAGCGGCTGAGGAAGATCGACTCATTTCCACATTTCTTTCATGGAGATTACTGCGTGCCACAG AATATCCAATGGGCTCCAGATGATGATTTCAGT GGAGAGTATCAAGACTCTGACAATGTTATAGAG GTGAAAGGGGCGTGGCAGTGGCTGGGACTGGACGTCAGGGGCCCGCTGCCGCAGACGCTGAATGGACACAGGTACATTTTAACGCTGACAGACTTCTACTCCAGGTGGGTGGAGGCCGTCCCCATGCAGTCCTGCCTCCCATCCGCCGTGGCGAAGAACATTGCCGACATCATCGCACACTTTGGGTATCCGCTGAGAATCCTCTCCAGGCTGCCTCATGACGTAGTCCAcaga ATTAATCTTGAGTTGAAAGATCACCTAAAGGACACAACTGCTCTCGTGGTTTATCATCAGCAGACAGGCTGTGTGGATTTAATCACACCGCAGCTGATTGACAG GATGGTCAGTGATCTAACAGAGGAGCATGCAGCTGATTGGGATGTTTACTTACCTGCCAAGGTTTTCGGTCTGTGCTTCAAACAGCATTCAGTAACTAAGGAAAgacctttttctttgttgtgctGCAACGGACGTGAGGCAGTTAAATCCCCCAGAGGATTGGAA TATGTTAACGCCAAGATCCAAGACAGCGCATTTGTGGTTACATAG
- the LOC122822641 gene encoding protein ALP1-like, producing MDFRQHVLSAGRAVLDMMEREWQPLSAGELELRLDQAVEEILESELVGRLEAQPPSPAVYLRLLRGNPSPRPRGSSTAAGLTGPTEKGATASENQQETADSDAVKYISKLIQSSTSGARLAGRARLSLSHTVLLSLSLLSERVSYRSVSRRFQLEKGNIHRIFFSFCERISTLADEQIRWPLGEEAAEALFPFSGLVVDNQQDEGRSLPRVLGVLGHTQIPIRLPAGKHDLERLGPAEKRIKMAAHPDRWLHLELVCSRRGQFLHCRVSSGSDSDRGRILTDRLKQNPQLMPPGSCLVARTGYPLSARILTPYTGSCGPKQEVFNRTLGEHCRILDWAIGSLKARFKRLSYLDIGNYDRARTVVLTACVLHNVFLRMGQELRLDSEIENIRTAEEEEKDGEEDEEGVQRREAVADLLLRNINSGIT from the exons ATGGATTTTAGGCAGCATGTTTTATCTGCGGGCCGAGCGGTTCTAGACATGATGGAGCGGGAATGGCAGCCCCTGTCAGCCGGGGAGCTGGAGCTCCGGCTGGACCAGGCGGTGGAGGAGATCCTGGAGTCCGAGCTGGTGGGGAGACTCGAAGCGCAGCCGCCTTCTCCCGCCGTTTACCTGCGGTTACTGCGGGGCAACCCGAGCCCTAGGCCCCGGGGTTCATCCACAGCGGCCGGGTTGACTGGTCCGACCGAGAAGGGAGCGACAGCATCcgaaaaccagcaggaaacagCGGACAGTGATGCAGTTAAG TACATTTCAAAGCTGATTCAAAGCTCCACATCCGGGGCTCGACTGGCTGGACGCGCTCGCTTGTCTTTGTCCCACACTGTCCTCCTGTCTCTGTCCCTGCTGTCTGAACGGGTCAGCTACCGCTCCGTGTCCCGCCGCTTCCAGCTGGAGAAAGGAAACATCCACAGgatcttcttctctttctgcgAGCGGATCAGCACGCTAGCGGACGAGCAAATCAGATGGCCGCTTG GAGAAGAGGCTGCAGAGGCACTTTTCCCATTTTCCGGTCTGGTGGTGGATAATCAGCAGGATGAAGGCCGTAGTCTTCCTCGGGTCCTGGGAGTTTTGGGACACACACAGATTCCCATCCGCCTGcctgcaggaaaacatgacCTGGAGAGGCTGGGACCTGCGGAGAAGAGGATCAAGATGGCGGCCCATCCGGACCGCTGGTTACACCTGGAGCTGGTCTGCAGCCGTCGAGGCCAGTTCCTGCACTGCAGAGTCAGCAGCGGCTCCGATTCGGACCGCGGCCGGATACTGACAGACCGACTCAAACAGAACCCTCAGCTGATGCCACCCGGTTCCTGCCTTGTAGCCAGAACCGGATACCCTCTATCGGCACGGATTCTCACCCCTTACACCGGAAGCTGCGGACCAAAACAGGAAGTCTTCAACCGAACATTGGGGGAACATTGTCGGATCTTGGATTGGGCCATCGGCAGTCTGAAGGCCAGATTTAAACGGCTCAGCTATCTGGACATCGGAAACTACGACCGGGCCAGAACCGTCGTTTTGACCGCCTGCGTGTTGCACAACGTGTTCCTGCGGATGGGACAAGAACTTCGACTGGATTCTGAAATAGAGAATATCCGAAccgcagaggaagaggagaaggacggggaggaagatgaagagggaGTTCAGAGACGGGAGGCTGTTGCCGATTTGTTGTTGAGGAACATTAACTCTGGAATCACGTGA
- the si:dkey-66i24.7 gene encoding uncharacterized protein si:dkey-66i24.7, producing the protein MEIIEAIVIQNANVDGKESDASNSVGSDRIKAEFIWTLQATWHLVNTRLEMDQAFDQPVCKKKKLWEVVAEKVNAKLRESGVTDITVKAYECDLKWRNMLATYRKNTDRARRLGVASVHWEFFKAMHEVLGKSREEIEAQRQAKLSGTRVGKAIASKRFTPILPTPPAASAAVTNRPPQDVLQLYMELQERKLNMWTQQKALEERKIEAINNLAQAISSLAQTNTPQTSKDEH; encoded by the exons atggaaataattgAGGCGATTGTGATACAAAATGCTAATGTGGACGGAAAGGAGTCGGATGCGTCCAACAGCGTGGGCAGCGATAGAATAAAAGCAG aattcATCTGGACTCTGCAAGCCACATGGCACCTGGTCAACACCCGGCTGGAAATGGATCAGGCGTTTGACCAGCCAGTgtgcaagaagaagaagctgtggGAAGTGGTAGCAGAGAAGGTAAACGCCAAGCTGAGGGAGTCAGGGGTCACGGATATTACTGTTAAGGCCTACGAATGCGACCTGAAGTGGAGAAACATGCTGGCCACCTACAGGAAGAACACAGACCGGGCCCGGCGATTGGGCGTGGCCAGCGTCCACTGGGAGTTCTTCAAAGCCATGCATGAGGTTCTGGGTAAGAGCCGGGAGGAGATCGAAGCCCAGCGCCAGGCCAAGCTCAGCGGAACCAGAGTAGGAAAGGCCATCGCCAGCAAGAGGTTCACGCCGATCCTCCCCACGCCGCCCGCAGCATCCGCTGCCGTCACCAACCGGCCACCGCAGGACGTCCTGCAGCTCTACATGGAGCTGCAGGAGAGGAAGCTGAACATGTGGACTCAGCAGAAAGCgctggaggagaggaagatCGAGGCCATTAACAACCTGGCCCAGGCTATCTCCAGTCTGGCTCAGACCAACACCCCACAGACGTCAAAGGACGAACATTAG